The genomic window AGAATCTTGAAAAGGAAGGCTACGGCGAATTTAAAAAACTCTTTGAAAAATAATAAATAACAAGAAGACCACTGAAAAGGGGCTGTCCCAATAAGGGCAGCCCCTTTCTTTTGACCCATGAAAATGCTATCGCGAATAATGTACGGTAAGCCGTGCCTTATCAATAGCATGGCTGTTCAGATAAAACCCCACCAAAGCAGCGGAAGAATCGACATTCAAGGGAAGACTGACAACATCCAGGGCATACACCGTAAAATGATAACGATGGGGTTTGTCTCCCGCCGGCGGACAGGCGCCTCCATAACCGGGCTGCCCATAATCCGTCCGGCTCTGGATACTTCCGGCTGGCGCCAGCCCTTTCGCTACATTGCCGGCATCTTCCTTGAGCTGATTGACATCACCAGGAACATTGAAGACCACCCAGTGCCACCAGCCGCTTCCGGTGGGTGCATCCGGGTCATAGACGTTCACCGCAAAACTTTTTGTATTTGCAGGCGCATTTTTCCAGTTCAGTTCCGGTGAGATATTTTTCCCGTCACAACCAAAACCTGAATACACCTGATCATGGCTCATCCTCCCATCAGGGATCAGCTGGGGGCTTGAAAGTGTAAAATCGCCCGCAAAAGAGTTTTGCACAAAAAAGAAAACACAGCAAATTATCATTCCATACATTTTCTTCATAATACCCTCCTTGTTTATCTGTTAGCAGTAAACCATCAACTGTTGCCGGCCTGTAAATATTCCGTCGACTGATTTCGCAGGGCAACGACCACCGCGTCACCCATTTCACCAGTGCTGACCTTTTTGCATCCTGCTGAATAGATGTCCCCGGTGCGATAGCCTTCCGTAAGGGTCCTGGTGACCGCCTGCTCAATCAGACCGGCCATGAACTCCTGATTAAAAGAATATCGCAACATCATGGCCGCCGATAAAATTGTCGCCAGGGGATTGGCAATCTGTTTGCCTGCAATATCCGGCGCCGACCCGTGAATAGGTTCATACATCCCCTTATTGTTGGCGTCAAGCGAAGCAGACGGCAGCATGCCAATGGATCCTGAGGCGACAGAGGCGCAATCTGAGAGTATGTCCCCGAACAGATTTGTCGTGACCATTACATCAAACTGTTTCGGCGCGCAGACAATCTGCATTGCGGCATTGTCCACATACATGTTCTTCAACACAACCTCGGGATAGTCCTGTGCCACTTCGGCCATAACCTCACGCCATAATTCAGTACATTCCAAAACATTTGCCTTGTCCACAGAAACAACACGCTTATCGCGTTTCATGGCGATTTCAAAGGCCGTGCGCCCGATCCGTCTGATCTCCGACTCGGAATACACCAGCGTATTGTAGCCCTGACGTTCGCCATTTTCAAGGATCCGCACGCCGCGGGGCTGCCCGAAATAAATACCACCGGTGAGTTCCCGGACAATCATCATATCAAGGCCACTGACAAGCTCTGTGTTCAGCGGAGATTTCGCCTCAAGGGCAGGATAACATTTCACCGGGCGAAGATTGGCAAAAAGTTCAAGCTCGGAACGCAATCCCAGCAAGGCTTTTTCCGGACGTACAGAAATATGTAAGGGCTCCCATTTCGGTCCACCCACCGCTCCCAGAAGCACGGCATCGGCTTCCCGGGCAAGGCGCAATGTTTCCTCCGGCAGCGGCTTGCCGCAATCATCATAGGCGCAGCCGCCCACCAATGCTTCCTCAAGGACAATTTTCAAGCCTTGATCTTCTTCCAGCACCTTTAAAACCTTCAACGCTTCGGCAACAACTTCCCCACCGATTCCATCTCCGGGAAGAACGAGAACTTTATGTGACATCATGTGACTCCTTAAAATGTGCGCAATAATTGCTGTGTAGCTCCATAGCCTGAAGGCATTTATTCCTCAAAAAAACCATTGGTCATGGATACTCAAAATTTATGATCTGTTTATAACATCCTTGACACGCATAACACAAATTCATTATATTTATAATAATCATAACTAAAAGGAATACTAATGGATACTTTGTCAATTCATACCTTTGTGGCTGTAACCGAATCCAGGAGTTTCTCAAAAGCTGCCGACGTCCTTTATCTGACTCAACCGGCAGTGAGCAAACGCATCGCCGCTCTCGAGGAAATTCTTGGATTCAGGCTTTTTGACAGGATCGGCAAAAAAATTATTCTCACCGAGGCGGGGAAAGAACTCTATCCCCGTGCAAAACGGATTCTGCTTGAGCTGGAAGACAGCCGCCGGGCAATCAATAATTTATCAGGAAATGTCACGGGGAGACTTTCATTCGGCACCAGTCATCACATCGGCCTGCATCGGCTGCCGCCGATTTTGAGCGCCTACAGCAAAGTCTATCCTCAAGTGGAGCTCGATATTCAATTCCTGGGTTCGGAAACCGCCTGCGACGCGGTGGAGCATGGAAACCTTGAAATGGCCCTGATCACCATGCCGAATATTCAAAAAAGCAATCTGCTTCAGACCCATATCTGGGATGACCCCCTGCAGGTTGTCATCGGCAAGGGTCACCCCTTGGCAGCCGAAACAAAACACAGCAAAGCACCACTCACCCCCCTGACACTTGCAGGACATCCAGCGATCCTGCCCGGCTCCGGCACATTTACCAGGGATATCATTGATTCGGATTTTCTGAAACAGGGTGTTTCGCTTACAGTAAAGATATCCACCAACTACCTTGAAACCATCAAGATGCTGGTGACCGTAGGACTGGGATGGAGCATCCTGCCTGAATCGATGATCAATGCGGAAGAGTTAATATCACTTGATGTGGAAGGGATCCGACCGCGCCGGTCCCTGGGGGTCATACGCCATTCGGCCCGGACGCTTTCCAATGCAGGGCGGGCGATGATTGATATGCTTGGGGAAGAAGGGGTTTAGGGAATTAGGCTATAGCTATTTAGGCTGAAGGTGTTTAGGAAGAAAAGAAACAACAAGAATCTTGGCATCATATGCCGAAACACCAAAACTAACAGCCTTCAGCCTATAGCCTAAAAAGCTGAGAGGTTAATTAGTATTTAAGGCCGACTTTTTCCCGAACAAGATCAAGGGTAACCGAGGCTTTTGCCCTGGCCTTTTCTGCGCCTTGTTTGAGAATGTCTCTGATCTGTCCGGGGTCCTTCATCAGCTGCTCTCTTTTTTCGCGGGCCTCACGGAAATATTCCCAGAGAATGTCCACCAGCTCCAGCTTGATTTTACCGTACATCGCACCGCCGTTGACATAGAGGCCGTGTACCTCTTCACATCTGTCCGCCGGGGCAAAGAGTTTATAAATATTATAGAGATTGCACTTTTCCGGGTCTTTGGACGCTTCAACCGAGGCAGCATCCGTCACAATACTCATGACACTTTTTTTCAGCGCCTTGGCATCGAGAAAAATACCAATGGTATTGCCGTAGGATTTTGACATCTTCTGGCCGTCAAGACCGGGAACCGTGGCCAGGTTGTCATTGATCACCGGCTCCGGAATCACAAATGTCTCGCCGAAGCTGTTATTGAATTTCTGCGCAATGTCCCGCGCCACCTCAATATGCTGTTTCTGGTCTTTGCCCACCGGAACCTGCTCCGCCTGATAGAGCAGGATGTCTGCGGCCATGAGAACCGGATAGGAAAACAGGCCGTGACTGGGAGCAGCTCCCTTGGCTATTTTATCTTTATACGAATGGCAGCGTTCGAGAAGACCCATGGGGGTGAAGGTCGTAAGCACCCAGGTCAGCTCAGTGACTTCCGGCACATCGGACTGTACCCAGAATATACAGCGGTCCGGATCAAGTCCCAGGGCGAGAAAATCAGCAGCAGCGCCAATGGTGTCCCTGACCAGGTTTTCTTTATTATGAACTGATGTCAGGGCGTGAAAATTGACGATAAACGCATACAGTTCAGCTGTATCCATATTATCAATCATCGGGCGCATCATACCGAAATAATTACCAATATGAAGCTGCCCGGAAGGCTGTATGCCGGAAAGAATCCTCATTCGTACACCTGTTCTTTATAACCTTTAAATTTACAGAACCTAACTGTTCTCACAGAAGTCACAAAAAATCTGCTGATTTAATACCCTTCACATTCAAAGAGGTTACGAGGCGGCAAGAAGGAGGCCCCGGAAACGTACAAGTAGTACGTTGAGGAAGCCGACGACGCAGGCAACGAAGTTAGAATTTGAATGTGAACGGTATTACGGATGTGATGTTAAAAAAATAGGGGGATACAGGCAACCTTTTTCTGCATCCCCCTAAATTTATATATAAGTAACAAGCGTGGAGTAAACCGTGACGCGTTGTATCCGCTGTATCCTTAGATCCCGCCACCTGTAAAATGGTTGAATCTTTATTTCACTTCCTCAAAATCGGCATCAACCACGTCATCGTCGGCTTTCGCCCCTGATCCGGCTCCGCCGTCTGCTGAGGCGCCGGCGCCTCCGGCTGTCTGCTCTTTGGTTGATTGGGTATACATGATTTCAGCAAGCTTATGGGAGGCCTGAGTCAAATCCTCGGTTCCCTTCTTGATTGCTTCAATATCATCGCCTTCAAGGGCTTTTTTTAATTTATCAATTTCTTTCTGCACATTACCCTTGGTCTCGGCATCAACCTTGTCGCCCAGATCCTTGAGGCTTTTTTCCGTTGCGTACATCATCGAATCCGCATGGTTTCTCGCTTCAACCGTCTCTTTGCGCTTCTTATCCTCATCAGCATGGGCTTCGGCATCCTGCTTCATCTTTTCGATCTCTGCCTCGGAAAGACCGCTTGATGCGGTTATCTTGATAGACTGCTGCTTGCCGGTTCCAAGATCCTTGGCAGATACATGAAGAATGCCGTTGGCATCAAGATCAAAGGTTACTTCAACCTGCGGGACACCCCGGGGTGCCGGCGGAATAGAGGTCAACTCGAATCGGCCGATGCTCTTATTACCGGCAGCCATCTCCCTTTCACCCTGAAGGACATGAATGGATACCGCCGGCTGGTTATCAGCAGCAGTTGAAAAAACCTGGCTCTTCTTGGTGGGGATCGTTGTATTCTTTTCGATGAGTTTCGTTGAGACGCCGCCCAGGGTTTCGATCCCAAGAGACAACGGCGTAACATCAAGGAGCAGAACATCCTTGACGTCTCCCTGCAGAACACCGCCCTGAATCGCTGCACCAATGGCCACAACCTCGTCAGGGTTAACCCCCTTATGAGGGTCTTTGCCGAAAATCTCCTTGACCTTCTGCTGCACTTTCGGCATACGGGTCATGCCGCCGACCAGAATGACTTCATCAATCTCCGATGGGGAAATTCCCGCATCTTTCATGGCCATTTTGCATGGTCCAATGGTGCGTTCGATAAGATCTCCCACCAGACTTTCAAGCTTGGCGCGACTTAATTTTATATTCAGATGTTTCGGCCCTGATGCATCGGCGGTTATAAAGGGAAGATTGATGTCGGTTTCCATGGTGGTGGATAATTCCATCTTGGCCTTTTCAGCTTCCTCTTTAAGGCGCTGCAGCGCCATTTTATCCTGCCGCAGATCGATTCCCTGATCACGCTTGAATTCGTCGGCAAGCCAGGAAACAATCCGCATATCGAAATCTTCCCCACCGAGGAACGTGTCGCCGTTGGTGGACTTTACTTCAAAAACGCCATCGCCGATTTCAAGGATCGAGATATCAAAGGTTCCGCCACCAAGATCAAATACGGCAATCTTCTCCTCTTTTTTCTTATCCAATCCATAAGCGAGTGCGGCTGCGGTGGGCTCATTGATTATCCGCTGAACATTCAATCCGGCAATCTTGCCGGCATCCTTTGTCGCCTGTCGCTGGCTGTCGTTAAAATAGGCAGGCACGGTGATTACCGCCTCGGTAACGGTCTCTCCGAGATATTCTTCAGCGGTCTGTTTCATTTTGGTCAGAATCATTGCTGAAATTTCAGCTGAGGTATAAGTTTTCCCCTCAATTTCAACCACCGCATCGCCATCATTGCCTTTGACGATCTTAAACGGGCTGATATCAATGCTCTTAGACACTTCTGGATCGGTGAATTTCCGGCCGATCAATCTTTTAATCGCATAAAGGGTTTTTGTAGGGTTGGTCACAGCCTGACGCTTTGCAACCTGGCCCACAGGACGTTCGCCGTTATCGGAAAACGCCACAACCGACGGCGTGGTCCGGTTCCCCTCGACGTTGGTAATGACCTTGGGATCGCCGCCTTCCATCACCGCAACGCATGAATTTGTCGTACCGAGATCAATGCCTATAATCTTTCCCATCTTGTTATCTCCTTAAATAGTGTAAGCTTCATATTTTAAGTCTGCCTACTCGTTATAATTGAAGCTCCCCGCCGCAGTAAGCCATTGCCTTTGAGGCGGGGAATACGCTTGCTGTTCCTGTTTCCGGGTTAATCAGTCTTATCACCTTTTGAAACGACAACTTTGGTTGCTCGCAGCAGTCGGTCCTTAAACATATATCCTTTTTCATATTCCTGAAGAATTACATTCTCCGGAACCTCACTGCTCGCCTCCATGGCAAGGGCCTCATGAAAATTAGGATCAAACAGCTCTCCCTTTCCCACAATCGGCTTTAAACCAAACCTTTCAAGGGTGGCAATCATTCCTTTGAAGGTCATTTCGACACCCTCAAGCAAGGCCGAGGCTTCATTGGTTTTCTGACCCTGCTCCATAGCCCTTTGCAGGTTATCGATAGTGGGC from Pseudomonadota bacterium includes these protein-coding regions:
- a CDS encoding YbhB/YbcL family Raf kinase inhibitor-like protein, which gives rise to MKKMYGMIICCVFFFVQNSFAGDFTLSSPQLIPDGRMSHDQVYSGFGCDGKNISPELNWKNAPANTKSFAVNVYDPDAPTGSGWWHWVVFNVPGDVNQLKEDAGNVAKGLAPAGSIQSRTDYGQPGYGGACPPAGDKPHRYHFTVYALDVVSLPLNVDSSAALVGFYLNSHAIDKARLTVHYSR
- the leuB gene encoding 3-isopropylmalate dehydrogenase; its protein translation is MSHKVLVLPGDGIGGEVVAEALKVLKVLEEDQGLKIVLEEALVGGCAYDDCGKPLPEETLRLAREADAVLLGAVGGPKWEPLHISVRPEKALLGLRSELELFANLRPVKCYPALEAKSPLNTELVSGLDMMIVRELTGGIYFGQPRGVRILENGERQGYNTLVYSESEIRRIGRTAFEIAMKRDKRVVSVDKANVLECTELWREVMAEVAQDYPEVVLKNMYVDNAAMQIVCAPKQFDVMVTTNLFGDILSDCASVASGSIGMLPSASLDANNKGMYEPIHGSAPDIAGKQIANPLATILSAAMMLRYSFNQEFMAGLIEQAVTRTLTEGYRTGDIYSAGCKKVSTGEMGDAVVVALRNQSTEYLQAGNS
- a CDS encoding LysR family transcriptional regulator, which produces MDTLSIHTFVAVTESRSFSKAADVLYLTQPAVSKRIAALEEILGFRLFDRIGKKIILTEAGKELYPRAKRILLELEDSRRAINNLSGNVTGRLSFGTSHHIGLHRLPPILSAYSKVYPQVELDIQFLGSETACDAVEHGNLEMALITMPNIQKSNLLQTHIWDDPLQVVIGKGHPLAAETKHSKAPLTPLTLAGHPAILPGSGTFTRDIIDSDFLKQGVSLTVKISTNYLETIKMLVTVGLGWSILPESMINAEELISLDVEGIRPRRSLGVIRHSARTLSNAGRAMIDMLGEEGV
- the trpS gene encoding tryptophan--tRNA ligase, producing the protein MRILSGIQPSGQLHIGNYFGMMRPMIDNMDTAELYAFIVNFHALTSVHNKENLVRDTIGAAADFLALGLDPDRCIFWVQSDVPEVTELTWVLTTFTPMGLLERCHSYKDKIAKGAAPSHGLFSYPVLMAADILLYQAEQVPVGKDQKQHIEVARDIAQKFNNSFGETFVIPEPVINDNLATVPGLDGQKMSKSYGNTIGIFLDAKALKKSVMSIVTDAASVEASKDPEKCNLYNIYKLFAPADRCEEVHGLYVNGGAMYGKIKLELVDILWEYFREAREKREQLMKDPGQIRDILKQGAEKARAKASVTLDLVREKVGLKY
- the dnaK gene encoding molecular chaperone DnaK is translated as MGKIIGIDLGTTNSCVAVMEGGDPKVITNVEGNRTTPSVVAFSDNGERPVGQVAKRQAVTNPTKTLYAIKRLIGRKFTDPEVSKSIDISPFKIVKGNDGDAVVEIEGKTYTSAEISAMILTKMKQTAEEYLGETVTEAVITVPAYFNDSQRQATKDAGKIAGLNVQRIINEPTAAALAYGLDKKKEEKIAVFDLGGGTFDISILEIGDGVFEVKSTNGDTFLGGEDFDMRIVSWLADEFKRDQGIDLRQDKMALQRLKEEAEKAKMELSTTMETDINLPFITADASGPKHLNIKLSRAKLESLVGDLIERTIGPCKMAMKDAGISPSEIDEVILVGGMTRMPKVQQKVKEIFGKDPHKGVNPDEVVAIGAAIQGGVLQGDVKDVLLLDVTPLSLGIETLGGVSTKLIEKNTTIPTKKSQVFSTAADNQPAVSIHVLQGEREMAAGNKSIGRFELTSIPPAPRGVPQVEVTFDLDANGILHVSAKDLGTGKQQSIKITASSGLSEAEIEKMKQDAEAHADEDKKRKETVEARNHADSMMYATEKSLKDLGDKVDAETKGNVQKEIDKLKKALEGDDIEAIKKGTEDLTQASHKLAEIMYTQSTKEQTAGGAGASADGGAGSGAKADDDVVDADFEEVK
- a CDS encoding nucleotide exchange factor GrpE, giving the protein MDDEAIDSSDEVKQEGDGFSEAEQAGDDERLSPLEAAQEQARENHDKMLRMAAEFENSKKRLIREREAAVKYAEEYILKELLPTIDNLQRAMEQGQKTNEASALLEGVEMTFKGMIATLERFGLKPIVGKGELFDPNFHEALAMEASSEVPENVILQEYEKGYMFKDRLLRATKVVVSKGDKTD